A single region of the Hyphomonas adhaerens MHS-3 genome encodes:
- the uvrB gene encoding excinuclease ABC subunit UvrB — protein sequence MARSPSKGVSEAPTIFGADGFARDAAGALPSDNWTPHRPDRNWVSVDDSRPLRVASPYEPAGDQRTAIPELVEGIAAGERDQVLLGATGTGKTFTMAKIIEATQRPALILAPNKTLAAQLYGEFKSFFPDNAVEYFVSYYDYYQPEAYVPRSDLYIEKESSINEAIDRMRHSATRSILERDDVIIVASVSCIYGIGSVETYTSMTFKLEEGQRIDPRAVAERLVANQYTRNDINFTRGSFRIKGDVMDIFPAHYEDRAWKLSFFGDELESITEFDPLTGRTQQKLPAVKIYANSHYVTPRPTLNQAIEQIKAELKSTIAHFEKHGKLLEAQRIEQRVQYDIEMLAATGSCNGIENYSRYLTGRKPGEPPPTMFEYLPDNALVFCDESHQTVPQIGAMFKGDFSRKSTLAEYGFRLPSCLDNRPLKFEEWDAMRPQTVHVSATPGPWELDRTGGVFTEQVIRPTGLLDPPVEVRPVSNDGANQVDDVMAEVKAVAAKGYRSLITTLTKKMSEDLTDFLHENGVRVRYMHSDIDTIERIEIIRDLRLGQFDVLVGINLLREGLDIPECGFVGILDADKEGFLRSETSLVQTIGRAARNAEARVVLYADRITGSMQRAMDETDRRRAKQMAYNEEHGITPTTIKRDVADILGELGEKKDGGAKGRGRGKDGGKSRGRTRAVAEDKAPALAGASGHNLKAVIADYEKQMREAAANLEFEEAARLRDEVKRLREEELGL from the coding sequence ATGGCTCGGTCTCCCTCTAAAGGTGTTTCGGAAGCCCCGACGATTTTCGGGGCGGATGGCTTCGCGCGTGATGCGGCGGGGGCGCTGCCGTCGGACAACTGGACGCCCCACCGGCCGGACCGCAACTGGGTCAGCGTCGACGATTCCCGGCCGCTGCGCGTCGCCTCCCCCTATGAGCCGGCGGGCGACCAGCGCACGGCCATTCCGGAACTGGTCGAGGGCATCGCCGCCGGCGAGCGCGACCAGGTGCTGCTCGGCGCGACGGGCACGGGCAAGACCTTCACCATGGCCAAGATCATCGAGGCGACCCAGCGCCCGGCCCTGATCCTCGCCCCCAACAAGACGCTCGCCGCACAGCTCTATGGCGAGTTCAAATCCTTCTTCCCCGACAATGCGGTGGAGTATTTCGTCTCCTATTACGACTACTACCAGCCGGAAGCCTATGTGCCGCGGTCGGACCTCTATATCGAGAAGGAATCCTCCATCAACGAGGCGATCGACCGGATGCGCCACTCGGCCACCCGCTCGATCCTGGAGCGCGACGACGTGATCATCGTCGCCTCGGTGTCGTGCATCTACGGCATCGGCTCGGTCGAGACCTACACCTCGATGACGTTCAAGCTGGAAGAGGGCCAGCGCATCGACCCGCGCGCCGTGGCAGAGCGCCTCGTGGCGAACCAGTACACGCGCAACGACATCAACTTCACCCGCGGCAGTTTCCGCATCAAGGGCGACGTGATGGACATCTTCCCCGCCCACTATGAGGACCGCGCCTGGAAGCTGTCCTTCTTCGGCGACGAGCTGGAGAGCATCACCGAGTTCGACCCCCTCACCGGCCGCACGCAGCAGAAGCTGCCCGCCGTGAAGATCTACGCCAACAGCCACTATGTGACGCCCCGCCCGACGCTGAACCAGGCCATCGAGCAGATCAAGGCGGAGCTGAAATCCACCATCGCGCACTTCGAGAAGCACGGGAAACTGCTGGAGGCCCAGCGCATCGAACAGCGCGTGCAGTATGACATCGAGATGCTGGCCGCCACGGGCAGCTGCAACGGCATCGAGAACTATTCCCGCTACCTCACCGGCCGCAAGCCGGGCGAGCCGCCGCCGACCATGTTCGAATACCTGCCCGACAACGCCCTCGTCTTCTGCGACGAGAGCCACCAGACCGTGCCGCAGATCGGCGCCATGTTCAAAGGCGACTTCAGCCGCAAGTCGACGCTGGCCGAATACGGCTTCCGCCTGCCCTCCTGCCTCGACAACCGGCCGCTGAAATTCGAGGAATGGGACGCCATGCGCCCGCAGACGGTGCACGTCTCCGCCACGCCCGGCCCGTGGGAGCTGGACCGCACCGGCGGCGTGTTCACCGAACAGGTCATCCGCCCCACCGGCCTGCTCGACCCGCCGGTGGAAGTGCGCCCCGTCTCCAATGATGGCGCCAACCAGGTCGACGATGTCATGGCCGAGGTGAAGGCCGTCGCCGCCAAGGGCTACCGCTCGCTGATCACGACGCTGACCAAGAAGATGTCGGAAGACCTGACGGACTTCCTGCACGAGAACGGCGTGCGCGTGCGCTACATGCACTCTGACATCGACACGATCGAGCGGATCGAGATCATCCGCGACCTGCGCCTCGGCCAGTTCGACGTGCTGGTCGGCATCAACCTGCTGCGCGAGGGGCTCGACATTCCGGAGTGCGGGTTTGTCGGCATTCTCGATGCGGACAAGGAAGGCTTCCTGCGCTCTGAGACCAGCCTCGTGCAGACCATTGGCCGCGCGGCGCGGAACGCCGAGGCGCGGGTTGTTCTCTATGCGGACAGGATCACCGGCTCCATGCAGCGCGCCATGGACGAGACCGACCGCCGCCGCGCCAAGCAGATGGCCTATAATGAGGAACACGGCATCACGCCGACCACGATCAAGCGCGACGTCGCCGACATCCTCGGCGAACTGGGCGAGAAGAAAGACGGCGGCGCCAAGGGCCGGGGCCGCGGCAAGGATGGCGGCAAGTCCCGCGGCCGCACCCGCGCCGTGGCCGAGGACAAGGCCCCCGCCCTCGCCGGAGCCAGCGGCCACAACCTCAAGGCCGTCATCGCCGACTATGAGAAGCAGATGCGCGAAGCCGCCGCAAACCTGGAGTTCGAAGAAGCGGCGCGCCTGAGAGACGAGGTGAAGCGGCTGCGGGAAGAGGAATTGGGGCTTTAG
- a CDS encoding pentapeptide repeat-containing protein, giving the protein MFLKIDQIIDAPTDNPLELAKVAGCDPKQFFRGASFQGVDVRGLDLSAMDLTGADFTGIVADMSTKAPKEHLTEIREKAFLSLFFSLEPVVTEKNYFDHYADLELIRQFAEELRIGVPEVVSRYFQDEEPEFRSLTTQSFKDPRAVANKALLKEVKRLGLYSRLTPFLSLEFEISAPNNKPPTDEVEIFSIGLESGYEIELIGGRQILVFRSDSGAEFDTTLDLVFSTKAIPRRDKGIELRIQTEEGKVRVDIQKIDGRNIRLPEIRVKREK; this is encoded by the coding sequence GGCTAAAGTTGCTGGATGTGATCCTAAGCAGTTCTTCCGTGGTGCTTCGTTCCAAGGTGTGGATGTTAGGGGGCTGGATTTGAGTGCCATGGATCTGACTGGGGCAGACTTTACGGGAATTGTCGCCGATATGTCCACCAAGGCACCAAAGGAGCACTTGACCGAAATTAGAGAAAAGGCATTTTTGTCTCTATTCTTCTCGCTCGAACCGGTAGTAACGGAAAAAAACTATTTCGACCACTACGCAGATCTTGAGTTGATACGTCAATTTGCAGAGGAATTGAGAATCGGCGTTCCTGAGGTGGTTTCACGCTATTTTCAAGATGAAGAACCGGAGTTTCGGAGTCTTACAACCCAATCCTTTAAGGATCCGCGGGCGGTCGCAAACAAAGCTCTTCTTAAGGAGGTAAAGCGATTAGGTTTGTACAGCCGGTTAACGCCATTTCTATCCTTGGAATTTGAAATTTCAGCCCCCAATAATAAGCCGCCCACGGATGAGGTAGAGATTTTCTCAATAGGGCTTGAGAGCGGATATGAAATAGAATTGATCGGTGGACGGCAGATTTTGGTTTTCCGTAGCGACAGTGGTGCGGAGTTCGATACCACTCTGGATCTTGTGTTTTCGACCAAAGCTATACCCAGGCGGGATAAGGGCATCGAACTGCGTATCCAGACGGAAGAAGGTAAAGTTCGAGTAGACATTCAAAAGATCGATGGTCGGAATATTCGACTGCCAGAAATCCGGGTGAAGCGTGAAAAATAA